The Erigeron canadensis isolate Cc75 chromosome 4, C_canadensis_v1, whole genome shotgun sequence genome window below encodes:
- the LOC122595980 gene encoding uncharacterized protein LOC122595980 produces the protein MASRLVISRRRLPGFRCLIFLILVPISLTVIFNHYEKITYFLRPIWDTPPRPLTYLPHYYAENASMATLCHLHGWTLRSKPRKVYDAIIFSNELDLLEVRWGELNPYVTKFIILESNATFTGIPKALTFASNRERFSFVEDKIVYGFLPGKLATEGQRVSPFSVEAHHRVSMNGLISSSGISNGDLLIVADTDEIPSRNTIKLLQWCDGLPPVLHLDMKKYLYSFEFPTDPTWKATSHVYNQHTRYMHSRQTELVLSDAGWHCSFCFKYLSEFVVKMTAYSHADRVKNKEHLDPSRIQEKICNGDDLYDMLPEEYTFKNIIGKMGSIPRSASAVHLPTYLIENAEKFKFLLPGGCLRPPD, from the coding sequence ATGGCCTCAAGACTGGTAATTTCAAGACGGCGTCTTCCTGGATTCAgatgtttaatatttttaatacttgTGCCAATTTCCTTGACAGTGATCTTTAACCACTATGAAAAGATCACTTACTTCTTGAGGCCGATTTGGGATACACCACCACGCCCATTAACCTACCTACCGCACTATTACGCAGAAAATGCTTCTATGGCCACCTTATGTCACCTCCATGGATGGACCTTGCGGTCTAAACCACGTAAAGTCTATGATGCTATCATATTCAGCAATGAGCTTGACTTATTAGAGGTAAGGTGGGGTGAACTTAACCCTTATGTCACAAAATTCATCATTCTTGAATCAAATGCAACCTTTACAGGTATCCCAAAAGCTCTCACTTTTGCTTCAAATCGTGAACGTTTTTCATTTGTTGAGGATAAGATTGTTTATGGGTTTCTTCCTGGTAAGTTAGCGACTGAGGGACAACGAGTAAGCCCGTTCTCTGTAGAGGCACATCATCGGGTTTCCATGAATGGGTTAATTAGCAGTTCAGGTATTTCTAATGGTGACTTGCTCATTGTGGCGGATACTGATGAGATTCCAAGTAGAAACACAATTAAGTTACTCCAGTGGTGTGATGGGTTGCCTCCGGTTTTGCATCTTGATATGAAAAAGTATTTGTACTCGTTTGAGTTTCCAACAGATCCTACATGGAAGGCTACAAGCCATGTGTACAATCAGCATACTCGTTATATGCATTCACGCCAAACAGAACTAGTTCTTTCTGATGCAGGATGGCATTGCAGCTTTTGCTTCAAGTATTTGAGTGAGTTTGTGGTTAAAATGACAGCGTATAGCCATGCAGACCGCGTTAAGAACAAAGAACACTTGGATCCATCCAGAATTCAAGAAAAGATTTGTAATGGAGATGATCTTTATGACATGTTACCCGAAGAATATACTTTCAAGAACATAATTGGGAAGATGGGATCAATACCTCGATCAGCTTCGGCAGTTCATCTTCCAACTTACTTGATTGAAAATGCCGAAAAGTTCAAGTTTCTTCTCCCTGGTGGTTGTTTACGCCCACCTGATTAA
- the LOC122597572 gene encoding glutathione S-transferase T3-like, whose amino-acid sequence MNLCKAWLEVTEDPREPNFQKERTYWSRITDCFLKLEKKPAGYRDADVVGAKLRKMRPQIQNFNQIYIRLTNAINHQSGANEADVVKAALNEYRGTYLKTFGFLDIWEKLRYSSKFHYVVDFNAKKTRCQASAKRSKTSLDSAARKAAQAGSSGSGGKGKRKAGYQETFDNLTVKFEGLMDISKERVGMGKEKIELSKMKTKESEIKLPELNVLANDYSHLPEPNRSIMMKAQQDIRENMDICSFFMY is encoded by the exons ATGAATCTATGTAAAGCTTGGCTTGAGGTTACGGAAGACCCACGTGAAC CCAATTTTCAAAAGGAAAGGACATATTGGAGTCGGATTACGGATTGCTTCCTCAAGCTCGAAAAGAAACCCGCGGGTTATCGTGATGCTGATGTGGTGGGTGCTAAATTGAGAAAAATGCGCCcacaaatacaaaatttcaaCCAAATCTACATTCGTCTCACCAATGCAATTAACCATCAAAGTGGTGCAAATGAGGCCGATGTTGTGAAAGCCGCACTAAATGAGTACCGTGGAACCTATCTCAAGACGTTTGGATTTTTGGATATTTGGGAGAAACTTCGGTATAGTTCCAAGTTTCACTATGTTGTTGACTTTAACGCGAAAAAGACTCGTTGTCAAGCAAGTGCCAAAAGATCGAAAACATCGTTGGAT AGCGCGGCTAGGAAAGCCGCGCAAGCGGGCTCATCGGGTTCGGGAGGAAAAGGGAAGAGGAAGGCTGGGTATCAAGAGACTTTTGACAATTTAACTGTCAAATTTGAGGGTTTGATGGACATAAGCAAGGAGCGTGTTGGTATGGGTAAGGAGAAGATCGAGTTGAGTAAGATGAAGACAAAGGAAAGTGAGATTAAGCTCCCCGAGTTAAACGTGTTGGCTAACGACTATAGTCATCTTCCAGAACCCAATCGCTCGATCATGATGAAGGCGCAACAAGATATCCGTGAAAATATGGatatatgtagtttttttat GTACTAA
- the LOC122596516 gene encoding calmodulin-like protein 3, producing the protein MAILTTAFLVFLFIVGLFSTLFRIPTKKVATLSQLSTQQDVVNKSEQEESKKKKMVMNKKPRLERKDELKSVFATFDKNKDGFITKQELSDSLKNIGISTSEKDVLEMVQKVDVNGDGLIDFDEFCELFESMMSQEDDNNNKGSNIGDGNLDQVDGDLKVAFDVFDGDKNGLISVEELGLVLDSLGFKEGKKLEDCKMMISKVDIDGDGMINFHEFKNMMKNGVSLISVS; encoded by the coding sequence ATGGCTATATTAACTACAGCTTTTCTTGTCTTTCTTTTCATTGTTGGCCTTTTTTCAACTCTTTTTAGAATACCCACAAAGAAAGTTGCAACTTTATCTCAATTATCCACTCAACAAGATGTAGTCAACAAAAGTGAACAAGAAGAAagcaagaaaaagaagatggtGATGAACAAGAAACCAAGGTTGGAAAGAAAAGATGAACTAAAGAGTGTTTTTGCTACTTTTGACAAGAATAAAGATGGGTTTATTACAAAACAAGAGTTAAGTGATTCACTCAAGAATATTGGGATTTCAACAAGTGAAAAAGATGTGTTGGAAATGGTTCAAAAAGTTGATGTTAATGGTGATGGATTGAtagattttgatgagttttgtgaGCTTTTTGAGTCCATGATGAGCCAagaagatgataataataacaagggGAGTAATATTGGTGATGGAAATCTTGATCAAGTAGATGGTGATTTAAAAGTGGCATTTGATGTATTTGATGGTGATAAAAATGGGCTTATTAGTGTTGAGGAATTGGGCTTAGTTTTGGATTCATTGGGCTTTAAAGAAGGGAAAAAGTTGGAAGATTGTAAGATGATGATAAGCAAAGTTGATATTGATGGTGATGGTATGATCAATTTTCATGAATTCAAGAACATGATGAAGAATGGTGTTAGTCttatttcagtttcttga
- the LOC122598634 gene encoding uncharacterized protein LOC122598634, with protein MDLERIHDVHEQLHDFPGMIGSIDCMHWPWEMCPTAWRGSHTRGDVGRPSLMLQAVASTDLWIWNAYFGQQGSNNDINVFEASPVLEEIISGLAPTVGFYANNNYYKAGYYLTDDIYPEYSTFVKTFTDQIDEKRKYFKKKQESARKNIERAFGVLKKRWKVISFPSQFWDKQMMHDVIYACITLHNMILEDEDKAFCQDFNDEDPTLDPAYWEQQTPMEQWIANSQAVRNSQTHNMLLADLVDHLWENKRGNHPPYVLLEVDNYFSDDN; from the exons ATGGATCTTGAACGAATACACGATGTGCATGAGCAGCTTCATGATTTCCCTGGTATGATCGGTAGTATTGATTGCATGCACTGGCCATGGGAGATGTGTCCAACCGCATGGCGCGGTTCGCACACCAGAGGGGATGTTGGTAGACCATCATTGATGCTTCAAGCGGTTGCGTCTACtgacttgtggatttggaatGCATATTTTGGTCAGCAGGGGTCCAACAATGACATCAACGTGTTTGAGGCGTCCCCAGTCTTGGAAGAAATTATATCTGGCTTGGCACCTACAG TGGGTTTTTATGCAAACAACAACTACTACAAAGCCGGATACTACTTGACAGATGACATCTACCCTGAGTATTCCACTTTTGTGAAGACTTTTACTGACCAGATTGATGAAAAGAGAAAATActttaagaaaaaacaagaaTCGGCGCGAAAGAATATCGAGAGAGCATTCGGGGTTCTTAAAAAGCGTTGGAAAGTTATTAGTTTTCCCTCACAGTTTTGGGACAAGCAGATGATGCATGACGTGATATACGCGTGTATCACTCTACACAACATGATATTGGAGGATGAAGATAAAGCTTTTTGTCAAGATTTCAACGATGAAGACCCGACACTAGACCCGGCGTATTGGGAACAACAAACTCCAATGGAGCAATGGATCGCGAATTCACAAGCCGTACGAAATAGCCAAACCCACAACATGCTCTTAGCGGATTTGGTAGATCATCTTTGGGAAAACAAGAGGGGAAATCATCCACCATACGTGCTACTGGAAGTCGATAACTACTTTAGcgatgataattag
- the LOC122597573 gene encoding uncharacterized protein LOC122597573: protein MNPPSPSSSDDSIDLDDAILSTVALTVTTMIQAAEDEEDEEDQLSPRRRTVLERRREEAYARLVCLYFAERPVFGARDFRRRYRMSKRLFLRITNDLEERYPYFQQRMDARGKLGFMPIHKTTSALRQLAYGCSVDLFDEHLEMSARTSRESLI, encoded by the coding sequence ATGAATCCTCCATCACCCTCTTCATCCGATGATTCAATCGATCTCGACGACGCTATTCTTAGTACCGTTGCTTTGACGGTTACTACTATGATTCAAGCCGCGGAAGACGAGGAGGACGAGGAAGACCAACTTTCGCCTAGAAGAAGAACGGTTCTGGAACGTCGACGTGAGGAGGCATACGCGCGATTGGTCTGCCTTTACTTTGCTGAGCGACCCGTATTTGGCGCGAGGGATTTTAGACGACGCTATCGTATGAGCAAGCGGCTATTTTTGAGAATTACAAATGACTTGGAAGAAAGGTATCcatattttcaacaaagaatGGATGCTCGTGGGAAGCTGGGTTTCATGCCGATACACAAGACTACCTCCGCGCTTCGTCAATTAGCATATGGGTGTAGCGTCGACTTGTTTGACGAGCATTTGGAGATGTCGGCTAGGACTTCCCGGGAGTCGCTGATATAG